The proteins below come from a single Comamonas antarctica genomic window:
- the rimM gene encoding ribosome maturation factor RimM (Essential for efficient processing of 16S rRNA), with translation MALLPDFEPAQLPADAVEVGRIADAWGVKGWFKVLPFSADADVLLSSKRWFLQPSERGARTFTGTVLMPVKQAREHSGSIVATAEAIADRNAAEALKGARIFVARAEFPKAAEDEYYWVDLLGLDVVNREGVALGQVKDLMSTGPQTVLVIAYEEEGKALERMIPFVSAYVDKVELSERRITVDWQTDY, from the coding sequence ATGGCCCTTCTCCCCGATTTCGAACCCGCCCAACTGCCTGCCGATGCCGTAGAGGTCGGCCGCATCGCGGACGCCTGGGGTGTCAAGGGCTGGTTCAAGGTGCTGCCGTTCAGCGCCGATGCCGATGTGCTGCTGTCGTCCAAGCGCTGGTTCCTGCAGCCCTCGGAGCGCGGCGCGCGCACCTTCACCGGCACCGTGCTGATGCCGGTCAAGCAGGCGCGCGAGCATTCGGGCTCGATCGTTGCGACGGCCGAGGCCATTGCCGACCGCAATGCGGCGGAAGCGCTCAAGGGCGCGCGCATCTTTGTCGCGCGCGCCGAATTTCCCAAGGCGGCAGAGGACGAATACTACTGGGTCGACCTGCTGGGCCTGGATGTGGTCAACCGCGAAGGCGTGGCGCTGGGCCAGGTCAAGGACCTGATGTCGACCGGCCCGCAGACCGTGCTGGTGATTGCCTATGAGGAAGAGGGCAAGGCGCTGGAGCGCATGATCCCGTTCGTGTCGGCCTATGTGGACAAGGTCGAATTGTCCGAGCGCCGCATCACGGTCGACTGGCAGACGGACTACTGA
- the rpsP gene encoding 30S ribosomal protein S16, with product MVVIRLSRGGSKSRPFFNIVVADKRTRRDGAFIERLGFYNPTARGGEEGLRIAQDRLTYWKSVGAQSSPTVDRLIKQASKAAA from the coding sequence ATGGTCGTCATTCGACTCTCCCGCGGCGGCTCCAAGTCGCGTCCCTTCTTCAACATCGTTGTGGCTGACAAGCGCACTCGCCGCGATGGCGCCTTCATCGAGCGTCTGGGCTTCTACAACCCCACCGCCCGTGGCGGCGAAGAAGGTCTGCGCATTGCGCAAGACCGTCTGACGTACTGGAAGAGCGTGGGCGCGCAATCGTCGCCTACCGTGGACCGCCTGATCAAGCAAGCCTCCAAGGCAGCTGCTTAA
- a CDS encoding GNAT family N-acetyltransferase: MPNIRASTDSDIPAITAIYRHHVLHGTGTFEVDPPSESDMAARRADVLGRGLPYLVAEDEAGSILGFSYANWFKPRPAYRFSAEDSVYVADAARGQGVGRLLLAALSEQAEAAGVRKLLAVIGDSANAGSIGVHRVSGFTEIGVMRSVGWKFDRWLDIVLMEKVLGDGDTTPPVVPR, from the coding sequence ATGCCTAATATCCGCGCCAGTACCGACTCCGACATCCCGGCCATCACCGCCATCTACCGCCATCACGTCCTGCATGGCACCGGCACCTTCGAGGTCGATCCACCCAGCGAAAGCGACATGGCCGCGCGCCGCGCCGACGTGCTGGGCCGCGGCCTGCCCTATCTCGTGGCCGAGGATGAGGCTGGAAGCATTCTCGGCTTCAGCTATGCCAACTGGTTCAAGCCGCGCCCGGCCTACCGCTTTTCGGCCGAGGACTCGGTCTATGTCGCCGATGCCGCGCGCGGCCAGGGCGTGGGCCGGCTGCTGCTGGCGGCGCTGAGCGAGCAGGCGGAAGCCGCGGGTGTGCGCAAGCTGCTGGCGGTGATCGGCGACTCGGCCAACGCGGGCTCCATCGGCGTGCACCGCGTCAGCGGGTTCACCGAGATCGGCGTGATGCGCTCGGTCGGCTGGAAGTTCGACCGCTGGCTGGACATCGTGCTGATGGAAAAGGTGCTGGGCGACGGCGACACCACGCCCCCGGTAGTCCCCCGATAG
- a CDS encoding NINE protein produces MKSKTLAAWLAFIGGPLGLHRFYLHGPGDWFGWLLPVPTALGLYGLQRVQELGQDDQLSWLLIPLLGFTISGCALRAILYGLTPADAWNARYNPGANADAETGRTHWGTVFAIALSLMLGATVLMASLAYSFQHYFEYQIEEARKISQ; encoded by the coding sequence ATGAAAAGCAAGACCCTGGCCGCCTGGTTGGCCTTCATCGGCGGGCCGCTGGGCCTGCACCGCTTCTATCTGCACGGCCCCGGCGACTGGTTCGGCTGGCTGCTTCCCGTGCCCACGGCGCTGGGCCTCTACGGCCTGCAGCGCGTGCAGGAACTCGGGCAGGACGACCAACTCAGCTGGCTGCTGATTCCGCTGCTGGGCTTCACCATTTCCGGCTGCGCATTACGCGCCATCCTCTATGGCCTGACCCCTGCCGATGCGTGGAACGCCCGCTACAACCCCGGCGCGAATGCCGACGCAGAGACCGGCCGCACGCACTGGGGCACGGTGTTTGCCATCGCGCTGTCGCTGATGCTGGGTGCCACGGTGCTGATGGCCAGCCTTGCCTACAGCTTCCAGCATTACTTCGAATACCAGATCGAAGAGGCGCGCAAGATTTCGCAATAG
- a CDS encoding inorganic phosphate transporter, whose amino-acid sequence METVQAALWVVVLLVALALLFDFMNGFHDAANSIATVVSTGVLKPAQAVAFAAFFNVIAVFVFHLSVAATVGKGIVQPGVVDTHVVFGALVGAIVWNVITWHYGIPSSSSHALIGGIVGAVIAKAGAGSLIASGIWKTVAFIFVSPLLGYLLGSLMMVAVAWICRRARPSKVDKWFRRLQLVSAGAYSLGHGGNDAQKTIGIIWLLLIATGYSSVGDSAPPTWTIVSCYIAIGLGTMFGGWRIVKTMGQKITKLKPVGGFCAESGGALTLFIATAMGVPVSTTHTITGAIVGVGSTQRASAVRWGVAGNIVWAWVLTIPASAFVAAIAYWVSLQIF is encoded by the coding sequence ATGGAAACCGTACAAGCCGCCCTCTGGGTCGTGGTCTTGCTGGTGGCGCTGGCCTTGCTGTTCGACTTCATGAACGGCTTCCACGACGCGGCCAACTCGATTGCCACGGTTGTTTCGACCGGGGTGCTCAAGCCGGCGCAGGCCGTGGCCTTTGCCGCATTCTTCAATGTCATTGCCGTTTTCGTCTTCCACCTGAGCGTGGCCGCGACCGTTGGCAAGGGCATCGTGCAGCCGGGTGTCGTCGACACCCATGTGGTGTTCGGCGCACTGGTCGGCGCGATCGTCTGGAACGTGATCACCTGGCACTACGGCATTCCCAGCAGCTCCTCGCATGCGCTGATCGGTGGCATCGTGGGCGCGGTCATTGCCAAGGCCGGCGCGGGTTCGCTGATTGCCAGCGGCATCTGGAAAACCGTGGCCTTCATCTTCGTCTCGCCGCTGCTGGGCTATCTGCTGGGCTCGCTGATGATGGTGGCCGTGGCCTGGATCTGTCGGCGTGCGCGCCCCAGCAAGGTCGACAAGTGGTTCCGCCGGCTGCAGCTGGTTTCGGCGGGCGCCTACAGCCTGGGCCATGGCGGCAACGACGCGCAAAAGACCATCGGCATCATCTGGCTGCTGCTGATCGCCACCGGCTACAGCAGCGTCGGCGATTCCGCGCCGCCGACCTGGACCATCGTCTCCTGCTACATCGCCATCGGCCTGGGCACCATGTTCGGCGGCTGGCGCATCGTCAAGACCATGGGCCAGAAGATCACCAAGCTCAAGCCGGTGGGCGGCTTCTGCGCCGAGAGCGGCGGCGCGCTGACGCTGTTCATCGCCACGGCCATGGGCGTGCCGGTCTCGACCACGCACACCATCACCGGCGCCATCGTCGGCGTGGGCTCTACGCAGCGCGCCAGCGCCGTGCGCTGGGGCGTGGCGGGCAATATCGTCTGGGCCTGGGTGCTGACGATTCCGGCCAGCGCCTTTGTCGCCGCCATTGCCTATTGGGTCAGCCTGCAGATCTTCTGA
- a CDS encoding DUF47 domain-containing protein yields the protein MLFGKLLPREGNFFEMFNQHADRIVEAAHAFSQLVANYNDPHLREKYNQDVDNAERAADRVTHDVNKALHKTFITPLDREHIHALINTMDDVADLIQDSAETMALYDVRHMTEEITRLTDLSVRCCERVRDAVKLLDRISDTGTAEAALKTCEEIDRLESDADRVMRAAMSKLFREEPDVREVIKLKAIYELLETITDKCEDVANHIEGIVLENS from the coding sequence ATGCTATTTGGCAAGCTGCTGCCACGCGAAGGTAATTTTTTTGAGATGTTCAACCAGCACGCCGACCGCATCGTCGAAGCGGCGCATGCGTTCTCGCAGCTGGTGGCGAACTACAACGATCCCCACCTGCGCGAGAAGTACAACCAGGACGTCGACAACGCCGAGCGCGCCGCCGACCGCGTGACGCACGATGTCAACAAGGCCCTGCACAAGACCTTCATCACGCCGCTCGACCGTGAGCACATCCACGCGCTGATCAACACCATGGACGACGTTGCCGACCTGATCCAGGATTCGGCCGAGACCATGGCGCTTTATGACGTGCGTCATATGACAGAGGAGATCACGCGCCTCACCGACCTGAGCGTGCGCTGCTGCGAGCGCGTGCGCGATGCCGTCAAGCTGCTCGACCGCATCTCCGACACCGGCACGGCCGAGGCCGCGCTCAAGACCTGCGAGGAAATCGACCGTCTCGAATCCGATGCCGACCGCGTGATGCGCGCGGCCATGAGCAAGCTGTTCCGCGAAGAGCCCGATGTGCGTGAGGTCATCAAGCTCAAGGCCATCTACGAACTGCTCGAGACCATCACAGACAAGTGCGAGGACGTGGCCAACCATATCGAGGGCATCGTCCTCGAGAATTCCTGA
- a CDS encoding replication-associated recombination protein A produces MPDLFTQDPVAPLAEALRPKTLDEVVGQSHLLGEGKPLRLAFQSGKPHSMIFWGPPGVGKTTLARLTATAFKCEFIALSAVFSGVKDIRASMELAQQNLAMGKHTILFVDEIHRFNKSQQDALLPYAESGLVTFIGATTENPSFEVNSALLSRAQVYVLKSLTDDELRQLLKRAQEIALGHLHFDDLATDTLIGYADGDARRFLNLLEQTSTAANASGISDISADFLQNALTLNSRRFDKGGDNFYDQISALHKSVRGSHPDAALYWLTRMLDGGADARYLARRIVRMAWEDIGLADPRAMQIANDAALTYERLGSPEGELALGQAVIYLAIAAKSNAGYNAYNQARAFVKQDKSREVPVHLRNAPTKLMKELGYGHEYRYAHDEPNAYAAGETYLPEGMPEPRWYKPVPRGLEGKIGEKLAQLRQWDEEADKN; encoded by the coding sequence ATGCCTGATCTTTTCACGCAGGATCCCGTCGCGCCACTTGCCGAAGCCCTGCGGCCCAAGACCCTCGACGAAGTGGTGGGGCAGTCGCATCTGCTGGGCGAGGGCAAGCCGCTGCGCCTGGCGTTCCAGTCGGGCAAGCCGCATTCGATGATCTTCTGGGGCCCGCCCGGCGTCGGCAAGACCACGCTGGCGCGCCTCACGGCCACCGCGTTCAAGTGCGAGTTCATTGCGCTGTCGGCGGTGTTCTCCGGCGTCAAGGACATCCGGGCCTCGATGGAGCTGGCGCAGCAGAACCTGGCGATGGGCAAGCACACCATCCTGTTCGTCGATGAGATCCACCGCTTCAACAAGTCGCAGCAGGATGCGCTGCTGCCGTATGCCGAAAGCGGGCTGGTGACCTTCATTGGCGCCACCACCGAGAACCCGTCGTTCGAGGTCAATTCCGCCTTGCTGTCGCGCGCCCAGGTCTATGTGCTGAAGTCGCTCACCGATGACGAACTGCGCCAGCTGCTCAAGCGTGCGCAGGAGATTGCGCTGGGCCACCTGCATTTCGACGACCTAGCCACGGACACGCTCATTGGCTATGCAGACGGCGATGCGCGCCGCTTCCTGAACCTGCTGGAACAGACCAGCACCGCAGCCAATGCATCGGGCATCAGCGACATCAGCGCCGACTTCCTGCAGAACGCGCTCACGCTCAACAGCCGGCGCTTCGACAAAGGCGGCGACAACTTCTACGACCAGATCTCGGCGCTGCACAAGTCGGTGCGCGGCTCGCACCCCGACGCCGCGCTCTACTGGCTCACGCGCATGCTCGACGGCGGCGCCGACGCACGCTACCTGGCGCGGCGCATCGTGCGCATGGCCTGGGAAGACATCGGCCTGGCCGATCCGCGCGCCATGCAGATCGCCAACGACGCGGCCCTGACCTATGAGCGCCTGGGATCGCCCGAGGGGGAGCTGGCGCTGGGCCAGGCGGTGATCTATCTGGCCATCGCGGCGAAGAGCAACGCGGGCTACAACGCCTACAACCAGGCGCGGGCCTTCGTGAAGCAGGACAAGAGCCGCGAGGTGCCGGTGCACCTGCGCAATGCGCCGACCAAGCTCATGAAGGAGCTGGGTTACGGCCATGAATACCGCTACGCGCACGATGAGCCGAATGCCTATGCGGCGGGCGAGACCTATCTTCCCGAAGGCATGCCCGAGCCGCGCTGGTACAAGCCCGTGCCGCGCGGCCTGGAGGGCAAGATCGGCGAAAAGCTGGCCCAGCTCAGGCAGTGGGACGAGGAGGCGGACAAGAACTAG
- the brnQ gene encoding branched-chain amino acid transport system II carrier protein, giving the protein MQTLRPRELLALGFLTFALFLGAGNIIFPPMVGLAAGEHFWSAALGFLLTGVGLPLLTVVALARVGGGMEAITAPLGRWPGMLLGIAVYLTIGPMFATPRTATVSFEMGLAPFVGNGPGALLAYSAAYFGLVLLLALFPGKLMDTLGRLITPVLLVALAVLGGAAFVLPAGSLLPSAGDYQQAALAEGFLQGYQTMDALAALVFGIVIVNAIKDTGVTDSGLHTRYAIVAGLIAAIGLCLVYVSLMYLGAHSGSLVSADGNGVQILTRYVQHTFGTPGMLLLSSVIVLACLTTGVGLVSACASYFSALVPGSSYRGMVVALSLVSMLIANQGLEQLIAVAVPVLVAIYPMAIALVALSLLSPAWKSAPRVFMPVMLVALAFGLLDAAQALDLAAWAPGWLERLPGSAMGLGWLLPVAATLLACGLLDRMQPVRCRN; this is encoded by the coding sequence ATGCAGACTCTTCGACCGCGCGAACTCCTGGCGCTTGGCTTTCTCACCTTTGCGCTGTTCCTGGGCGCGGGCAACATCATCTTTCCCCCGATGGTGGGCCTTGCCGCGGGCGAACATTTCTGGAGCGCGGCGCTGGGCTTCCTGCTGACGGGCGTCGGCCTGCCCTTGCTGACCGTGGTCGCGCTGGCACGCGTCGGCGGCGGCATGGAGGCCATCACCGCGCCGCTCGGGCGCTGGCCAGGCATGCTGCTGGGCATTGCGGTCTACCTGACCATCGGCCCGATGTTCGCGACACCGCGCACGGCCACGGTCTCGTTCGAGATGGGGCTGGCGCCGTTTGTCGGCAATGGCCCGGGCGCGCTGCTGGCCTACAGCGCGGCCTACTTCGGGCTGGTGCTGCTGCTGGCGCTGTTTCCCGGCAAACTGATGGACACGCTGGGACGGCTGATCACGCCCGTGCTGCTCGTGGCGCTGGCCGTGCTGGGCGGCGCGGCCTTCGTGCTGCCGGCAGGCAGCCTGCTGCCCAGCGCTGGCGACTACCAGCAGGCGGCCCTGGCCGAAGGTTTCCTGCAGGGCTACCAGACCATGGATGCACTGGCTGCGCTGGTGTTCGGCATCGTGATCGTCAATGCCATCAAGGACACGGGCGTGACCGACTCGGGGCTGCACACGCGCTACGCCATCGTTGCCGGCCTCATTGCCGCCATCGGCCTATGCCTGGTCTACGTCTCGCTGATGTACCTGGGCGCGCACAGCGGGTCGCTGGTGTCCGCGGACGGCAACGGCGTGCAGATCCTCACGCGCTACGTGCAGCATACGTTCGGCACCCCGGGCATGCTGCTGCTGAGCAGCGTCATCGTGCTGGCCTGCCTGACCACGGGCGTGGGCCTGGTCAGCGCCTGCGCCAGCTATTTCAGCGCGCTGGTGCCCGGCAGCTCCTACCGCGGCATGGTCGTGGCCCTGAGCCTGGTCAGCATGCTGATCGCCAACCAGGGACTGGAGCAGCTGATCGCCGTGGCCGTGCCGGTGCTGGTGGCGATCTATCCCATGGCCATTGCACTGGTCGCGCTGAGCCTGCTGTCGCCCGCATGGAAGTCGGCGCCGCGCGTGTTCATGCCGGTGATGCTGGTGGCGCTGGCCTTCGGCTTGCTCGATGCCGCGCAGGCGCTGGATCTGGCCGCCTGGGCACCTGGCTGGCTGGAACGGCTGCCGGGCAGCGCGATGGGCCTGGGCTGGCTGCTGCCCGTGGCCGCCACGCTGCTGGCCTGCGGACTGCTGGACCGCATGCAGCCGGTCCGCTGCCGCAACTGA
- the lolA gene encoding outer membrane lipoprotein chaperone LolA produces the protein MKRFLTSVVLMAGAGLAQADGLQSLEAFMQNAQAGKAEFTQTVTSPAKEGQAARSKTSSGEFSFQRPGRFKFDYRKPFAQQIVADGKTLWMYDADLNQVTQRAQAKVLDATPAAILASAASVQALRADFDLKAAPDQDGLQWVQATPKAKEGQLQSVRVGFAGNQLAAIDMLDSFGQRSLMRFTNVQTSASLPADTFKFVAPKGADVLAQ, from the coding sequence ATGAAGCGTTTTTTGACAAGTGTGGTGCTCATGGCCGGTGCCGGCCTGGCACAAGCCGACGGCCTGCAAAGCCTTGAAGCCTTCATGCAGAACGCCCAGGCCGGCAAGGCCGAGTTCACGCAGACCGTGACCTCGCCGGCCAAGGAGGGCCAGGCCGCGCGCAGCAAGACCTCGAGCGGCGAGTTCTCGTTCCAGCGCCCGGGGCGCTTCAAGTTCGACTACCGCAAGCCGTTCGCGCAGCAGATCGTCGCCGACGGCAAGACGCTGTGGATGTACGACGCCGATCTGAACCAGGTCACGCAGCGCGCCCAGGCCAAGGTGCTCGATGCCACACCCGCGGCCATCCTGGCCTCGGCCGCCAGTGTGCAGGCGCTGCGCGCCGATTTCGATCTCAAGGCCGCGCCCGACCAGGACGGCCTGCAATGGGTCCAGGCCACGCCCAAGGCCAAGGAAGGCCAGCTGCAGAGCGTGCGCGTGGGCTTTGCCGGCAACCAGCTGGCGGCCATCGACATGCTCGACAGCTTCGGCCAGCGCTCGCTGATGCGCTTCACCAATGTGCAGACCAGTGCCAGCCTGCCGGCCGACACGTTCAAATTCGTCGCTCCAAAGGGCGCCGACGTTCTGGCGCAGTAA
- a CDS encoding DNA translocase FtsK codes for MTYTLNALNSSSGKSSSRTGLARFGHEVSLIIGLLALVFLLLSLLSYSPQDAAWSTSGATQGPLVHNWVGRSGAWLADTCYFGFGFSIWWLVLAAVANWFASLLRWTRGGVAPAEPLWRRRLRFWGGLALLLLASTALEWSRMYRFEPLLPGHAGGVIGYVFGLNGMHWLGFTGSGLAGIVLLVLGAALVFGFSWGQLAERLGGRIYSMVRVSRAQHEKAKDVAVGRKAARAREVVVQEERSESVESHPLPIQIIEPVVEPAAAPSERVIKEKQKPLFHDLPDTKLPQVDLLDEAQQRQETVSADTLEMTSRMIEKKLKDFGVEVRVVAAMPGPVITRYEIEPATGVKGSQVVGLGKDLARSLSLVSIRVVETIPGKNYMALELPNAKRQSIRLSEVLGSKVYHDAKSMLTMGLGKDIVGNPVVADLAKMPHVLVAGTTGSGKSVGINAMILSLLYKAEARDVRLLMIDPKMLEMSVYEGIPHLLCPVVTDMKQAANGLTWCVAEMERRYKLMSKLGVRNLAGYNAKIDEAKAKESFIYNPFSLTPESPEPLDRLPHIVIVIDELADLMMVVGKKIEELIARLAQKARAAGIHLILATQRPSVDVITGLIKANIPTRIAFQVSSKIDSRTVLDQMGAEALLGMGDMLYMASGTGLPIRVHGAFVSDEEVHRVVDYLKEQGEPDYIEGVLEGGVADGDGEAGGGEGGGNGETDPMYDQAVEVVLKDRKASISYVQRKLRIGYNRSARLLEDMEKAGLVSSLTTSGQREVLVPARNE; via the coding sequence ATGACTTACACATTGAATGCCCTGAATTCTTCCTCAGGGAAATCATCCTCGCGTACCGGATTGGCCCGCTTTGGCCACGAAGTCAGCCTGATCATCGGGCTGCTCGCGCTGGTGTTCCTGCTGCTTTCGCTGCTGAGCTATTCGCCGCAAGATGCGGCCTGGTCGACCTCGGGCGCGACCCAGGGTCCGCTGGTGCACAACTGGGTGGGGCGTTCCGGCGCCTGGCTGGCCGATACCTGCTATTTCGGCTTTGGCTTTTCCATCTGGTGGCTGGTGCTGGCGGCGGTGGCCAACTGGTTTGCCTCGCTGCTGCGCTGGACCCGTGGCGGCGTGGCGCCGGCCGAGCCGCTGTGGCGCCGGCGCCTGCGCTTTTGGGGCGGGCTGGCGCTGCTGCTGCTGGCGAGCACCGCGCTCGAATGGTCGCGCATGTACCGCTTCGAGCCGCTGCTGCCGGGACATGCGGGCGGCGTCATCGGCTATGTCTTCGGGCTCAATGGCATGCATTGGCTGGGCTTCACCGGATCGGGCCTGGCCGGCATCGTGCTGCTGGTGCTGGGCGCGGCGCTGGTGTTCGGCTTTTCCTGGGGCCAGCTGGCCGAGCGGCTGGGCGGGCGCATCTATTCGATGGTGCGCGTGAGCCGCGCCCAGCATGAAAAGGCCAAGGACGTGGCGGTCGGCCGCAAGGCGGCGCGCGCACGCGAGGTCGTTGTGCAGGAGGAGCGCAGTGAAAGCGTCGAGAGCCATCCCCTGCCGATACAGATCATCGAACCCGTCGTGGAGCCGGCCGCCGCGCCCAGCGAGCGTGTGATCAAGGAAAAGCAAAAGCCGCTGTTCCACGACCTGCCCGACACCAAGCTGCCGCAGGTCGACCTGCTGGATGAAGCCCAGCAGCGCCAGGAAACCGTCTCGGCCGACACGCTGGAGATGACCAGCCGCATGATCGAGAAGAAGCTCAAGGATTTCGGCGTCGAGGTGCGCGTGGTCGCGGCCATGCCCGGCCCGGTGATCACGCGCTACGAGATCGAGCCCGCCACGGGCGTGAAGGGCTCGCAGGTGGTGGGGCTGGGCAAGGACCTCGCGCGTTCGCTGTCGCTGGTCTCGATCCGCGTGGTCGAGACCATTCCCGGCAAGAACTACATGGCGCTGGAGCTGCCCAACGCCAAGCGCCAGTCGATCCGCCTGTCCGAAGTGCTGGGCTCCAAGGTCTACCACGATGCCAAGAGCATGCTGACCATGGGCCTGGGCAAGGACATCGTCGGCAACCCGGTGGTGGCCGACCTGGCCAAGATGCCGCACGTGCTGGTCGCGGGCACGACGGGCTCGGGCAAGTCGGTGGGGATCAACGCCATGATCCTGTCGCTGCTCTACAAGGCCGAGGCCCGCGACGTGCGGCTGCTGATGATCGACCCGAAGATGCTGGAAATGTCGGTCTACGAAGGCATTCCGCACCTGCTGTGTCCGGTGGTCACCGACATGAAGCAGGCGGCCAACGGGCTGACCTGGTGCGTGGCCGAGATGGAGCGCCGCTACAAGCTGATGAGCAAGCTGGGCGTGCGCAACCTCGCGGGCTACAACGCCAAGATCGACGAGGCCAAGGCCAAGGAAAGCTTCATCTACAACCCGTTCAGCCTCACGCCCGAGTCGCCTGAACCGCTGGACCGGCTGCCGCATATCGTGATCGTGATCGACGAGCTGGCCGACCTGATGATGGTCGTCGGCAAGAAGATCGAGGAGCTGATCGCGCGCCTGGCGCAGAAGGCGCGCGCTGCGGGCATCCACCTGATCCTGGCCACGCAGCGCCCCAGCGTGGACGTCATCACCGGCCTGATCAAGGCCAACATCCCGACGCGCATTGCCTTCCAGGTCAGCAGCAAGATCGACAGCCGCACCGTGCTCGACCAGATGGGCGCCGAGGCGCTGCTGGGCATGGGCGACATGCTCTACATGGCCAGCGGCACGGGCCTGCCGATCCGTGTGCATGGCGCGTTCGTCAGCGACGAGGAAGTGCACCGTGTGGTCGACTACCTCAAGGAGCAGGGCGAGCCCGACTACATCGAAGGCGTGCTCGAAGGCGGCGTGGCCGATGGCGATGGCGAAGCCGGCGGCGGCGAGGGGGGTGGAAATGGCGAAACCGACCCCATGTATGACCAAGCTGTCGAAGTGGTCCTCAAGGACCGCAAGGCCAGCATCTCGTACGTGCAGCGCAAGCTGCGCATCGGCTACAACCGCTCGGCGCGCCTGCTGGAAGACATGGAAAAAGCCGGCCTGGTGAGTTCGTTGACCACCAGCGGCCAGCGTGAAGTGCTGGTGCCAGCCCGTAATGAATAG
- the trxB gene encoding thioredoxin-disulfide reductase, translating into MSTTQHAQVLILGSGPAGYSAAIYAARANLKPLLVTGLAQGGQLMTTTEVDNWPADVMGVQGPELMQRFQQHAERFQTQIVFDHINKVDLSQRPFTLTGDSGTYTCDALIIATGASAKYLGLPSEQAFMGRGVSGCATCDGFFYREQPVCVVGGGNTAVEEALYLSNIASKVTLVHRRDKFKAEPILVDKLHEKVKAGKIELKTHFTLDEVLGDHSGVTGIRLKSTQDGHTEDIALQGCFIAIGHSPNTDIFQGQLTLENGYIVTQGGLQGFATQTSVPGVFAAGDVQDHVYRQAITSAGTGCMAALDAQRFLEQE; encoded by the coding sequence ATGTCCACTACGCAACACGCCCAAGTCCTGATCCTCGGCTCCGGCCCTGCCGGCTACTCCGCCGCCATCTACGCTGCGCGCGCGAACCTCAAGCCGCTGCTGGTGACCGGCCTGGCCCAGGGCGGCCAGCTGATGACCACCACCGAAGTCGACAACTGGCCTGCCGACGTGATGGGCGTGCAGGGCCCCGAGTTGATGCAGCGCTTCCAGCAGCATGCCGAGCGCTTCCAGACGCAGATCGTGTTCGACCACATCAACAAGGTCGACCTGAGCCAGCGTCCGTTCACACTGACCGGCGACTCCGGCACCTATACCTGCGATGCGCTGATCATCGCCACCGGCGCTTCGGCCAAGTACCTGGGCCTGCCCTCCGAACAGGCCTTCATGGGCCGCGGCGTGTCGGGCTGCGCGACCTGCGACGGTTTCTTCTACCGCGAGCAGCCGGTCTGCGTGGTCGGCGGCGGCAATACCGCGGTCGAGGAAGCGTTGTATCTGTCCAACATCGCCAGCAAGGTCACGCTGGTGCACCGCCGCGACAAGTTCAAGGCCGAGCCCATCCTGGTCGACAAGCTGCACGAGAAGGTCAAGGCCGGCAAGATCGAGCTCAAGACGCATTTCACGCTGGACGAAGTGCTGGGCGACCACTCGGGCGTGACCGGCATCCGCCTCAAGAGCACGCAGGACGGCCACACCGAGGACATCGCGCTGCAGGGCTGCTTCATTGCCATCGGCCACTCGCCCAACACCGACATCTTCCAGGGCCAGCTGACGCTGGAGAACGGCTATATCGTGACCCAGGGCGGCCTGCAGGGATTTGCCACGCAGACCAGCGTGCCCGGCGTGTTTGCCGCGGGTGACGTGCAGGACCATGTCTACCGCCAGGCCATCACCAGCGCCGGCACGGGCTGCATGGCCGCGCTCGACGCGCAGCGCTTTCTCGAACAGGAATAA
- the rpmB gene encoding 50S ribosomal protein L28 encodes MARVCDVTGKKPMVGNNVSHANNKTKRRFLPNLQYRRFWVETENRWVRLRVSSAALRLIDKNGIDAVLADLRARGQA; translated from the coding sequence ATGGCACGCGTATGTGATGTAACGGGCAAGAAGCCCATGGTGGGAAACAACGTTTCCCACGCCAACAACAAGACCAAGCGCCGTTTCCTGCCCAACCTGCAGTACCGTCGTTTCTGGGTCGAGACCGAGAACCGTTGGGTGCGCCTGCGCGTTTCCAGCGCTGCTCTGCGCCTGATCGACAAGAACGGTATCGACGCCGTGCTCGCAGACCTGCGTGCCCGTGGCCAAGCTTAA
- the rpmG gene encoding 50S ribosomal protein L33 yields MASKGGRDKIKLESTAGTGHFYTTTKNKKTMPEKMLIMKFDPKARKHVEYKEMKLK; encoded by the coding sequence ATGGCATCCAAAGGCGGACGCGACAAGATCAAGCTGGAATCCACTGCAGGTACCGGCCACTTCTACACCACCACCAAGAACAAGAAGACAATGCCTGAAAAGATGTTGATCATGAAGTTCGATCCCAAGGCTCGCAAGCATGTCGAGTACAAGGAAATGAAGCTCAAGTAA